In Elaeis guineensis isolate ETL-2024a chromosome 1, EG11, whole genome shotgun sequence, a genomic segment contains:
- the LOC105039508 gene encoding uncharacterized protein, whose translation MGFASEQKTRARAHTKEGQDTFKPVRSRATLFQYSAIPTIHSRRARPSSHRQETHDFTDLSLQLVSISLPLELILGFILNRFLLGSAMLGSRGVVGDKWSQRILWFCAIGSAISLYMVAVERQAQNRERMMAEGLKGIDGASGQSGEDV comes from the exons ATGGGGTTTGCCTCGGAACAAAAaacacgcgcgcgcgcgcacactaAAGAAGGGCAGGACACCTTTAAGCCTGTGAGATCTAGGGCGACTCTGTTCCAGTATTCCGCCATTCCTACCATTCACTCTCGGCGAGCTCGCCCTTCCTCACACCGCCAAGAAACCCACGATTTCACGGACTTGAGTCTCCAACTTGTCTCTATCTCCCTCCCTCTCGAGCTAATTTTAG GGTTTATCTTGAATCGCTTTCTTCTCGGGTCTGCGATGTTGGGGTCGAGGGGAGTTGTGGGTGATAAATGGTCTCAGAGGATTCTTTGGTTCTGTGCGATTGGAAGCGCCATAA GCCTCTACATGGTGGCTGTTGAAAGGCAGGCGCAGAATAGGGAGCGGATGATGGCCGAGGGCTTGAAGGGTATCGATGGTGCGTCCGGCCAATCTGGGGAGGATGTTTGA